The following are from one region of the Leptospira neocaledonica genome:
- a CDS encoding HTTM domain-containing protein codes for MSLWNRYKSELFEQSPAWSLGFFRFGFGILLFFISARYLHYGWIQKYFLEPDFHFKHFGFSWVEVIPGPLLYFIFIILCVAALFISLGVLYRSSIFIYWLGFSYFNLLDVSTYLNHYYLVFLLLFLLFWIPADRCFSLSHFLEAYRNGRWSIPKIPNWSLWILRFQIGCVYFFGGLAKLVPDWLFSAQPLRIWLVRNTDFPVIGGFFSYPIAGYLFSYAGLFFDLFVPFCLLKKNLRPWAYSFILIFHILTWRLFPIGMFPWIMIFSALLFFPPNWPIKARGFLKRRGIFPYGELRNLFKTAWNKLPVAFRFLSAKFLLILLSTLEKPNVWGKNFETQLGEFTSRFISRFGVWTVSLYVLIQIFFPLRHFLYPGNHLWTEQGFRFAWHIMLIQKNGIASFQVVNSRTGEIQYVLPESYLNEVQKTMMSTQPDLILQFAHFLGEKEKKRTGDDIAVYAEVRVSLNGKKSLPFIDPNRDLMKVKDDFFHKDWILPDFK; via the coding sequence TCCCGCTTGGTCATTAGGATTTTTTAGATTCGGGTTCGGCATTCTTTTATTTTTTATCTCGGCTCGTTATCTTCACTACGGTTGGATCCAAAAATACTTTTTAGAACCAGATTTTCATTTTAAACATTTCGGATTTTCCTGGGTGGAAGTTATTCCAGGTCCTTTATTATATTTTATTTTCATAATACTATGCGTTGCTGCTCTATTTATCTCTCTAGGAGTATTATATAGATCTTCCATTTTCATTTATTGGTTAGGATTTTCCTATTTTAATCTTCTAGATGTTTCCACTTATCTAAATCATTACTATTTGGTTTTTCTATTACTCTTTCTTCTCTTCTGGATCCCTGCAGATCGTTGTTTTTCTTTATCCCATTTTTTGGAAGCATACCGAAACGGAAGATGGAGTATTCCAAAAATACCGAATTGGTCTTTGTGGATCCTTCGATTTCAAATAGGTTGTGTTTATTTTTTCGGGGGCTTGGCAAAATTAGTTCCGGACTGGCTTTTTTCTGCACAACCTCTTAGGATTTGGTTGGTGAGAAATACGGACTTTCCCGTGATCGGAGGATTTTTTTCCTATCCAATCGCAGGTTATCTATTCAGTTACGCGGGTTTATTTTTCGATCTATTTGTTCCATTCTGTCTTCTGAAAAAAAATCTAAGACCATGGGCTTACAGTTTTATTTTAATCTTTCATATTCTAACCTGGAGACTTTTTCCGATAGGAATGTTCCCTTGGATCATGATCTTCTCCGCTTTATTATTTTTCCCTCCAAATTGGCCAATTAAAGCCAGAGGATTTTTGAAAAGAAGAGGGATTTTTCCTTACGGCGAACTCAGGAACTTATTCAAAACCGCTTGGAACAAACTGCCGGTAGCTTTCCGTTTTCTCTCAGCAAAATTTTTGTTAATACTATTGAGTACTTTAGAAAAACCGAATGTATGGGGAAAAAATTTTGAAACCCAACTTGGAGAATTCACCTCTCGGTTTATTTCCAGATTCGGAGTTTGGACAGTATCCTTATATGTTTTGATCCAGATATTCTTTCCTCTCAGGCATTTTTTATATCCCGGAAACCATTTATGGACAGAACAGGGTTTTAGATTTGCATGGCATATCATGTTGATCCAAAAGAATGGGATCGCGAGTTTCCAAGTGGTCAATTCTCGAACAGGAGAAATCCAATATGTTTTACCTGAATCTTATCTGAATGAAGTCCAAAAAACTATGATGAGCACCCAACCGGATCTGATCCTTCAATTCGCTCACTTCTTGGGGGAAAAGGAAAAGAAAAGGACAGGTGACGATATCGCAGTTTATGCAGAAGTAAGGGTTTCTTTAAACGGCAAAAAAAGCCTGCCGTTCATCGACCCAAATAGGGATCTTATGAAGGTCAAAGATGATTTTTTCCATAAGGACTGGATCCTCCCGGACTTTAAATAA